A window of Takifugu rubripes unplaced genomic scaffold, fTakRub1.2, whole genome shotgun sequence contains these coding sequences:
- the LOC115248335 gene encoding leukocyte elastase inhibitor-like, protein MAAPSPLCKANTSFSLALFRKLSDNDTTANIFYSPFSISSALAMVLLGAQGAVTTRLHRCQRYTTQTLQLWTKLSAAIQSLKTKGLEDDVHVSFSQLLNELHKENAPYALSVANRLYGEQSYQFVEDFLGSTKKHYRAELESVDFRAAAETSRSNINSWVEKQTEGKIKDLLAKGIVTGDTRLVLVNAIYFKGNWDKQFKEKATRDATFHISKNSSKPVKMMHQSSKFPFTFIPEATCQVLELPYVGKELSMLIFLPKQIEDSTTGLEKLEKLLTYDNFMEWTRPDTMDVVEVQVGLPRFKMEEKCNMKNILVSMGMVDAFDVAASDFSGMSPANDLVLSEVIHKAFVEVNEEGTEAAAATGVVANSYSARHSERFYADHPFLFFIRHNPSKNILFAGRYCSPE, encoded by the exons ATGGCAgcaccatctcctctctgcaaggccaacacctccttctccctggctctgttcagaaagctGAGTGATAATGACACCACTGCAAACATCTTCTACTCTcccttcagcatctcctcagctctggctatggtgctgctgggggccCAAG gggctgtgacaacaCGGCTGCACAGATGTCAGAGGTACACCACTCAAACCCTGCAGCTGTGGACAAAACTATCAGCAGCAATCCAG AGCTTGAAAACTAAAGGTCTGGAGGACGACGTCCACGTCAgcttcagccagctgctgaACGAGCTCCACAAGGAAAATGCTCCGTACGCCCTCAGCGTTGCCAACAGACTGTACGGGGAACAGTCCTACCAGTTTGTTGAG GATTTCTTAGGAAGCACCAAGAAGCActacagagcagagctggagtctgtggatttccgtgctgcagcagagacgtcacgcagcaacatcaacagctgggtggagaaacaaacagagg GTAAAATTAAGGATCTTCTGGCAAAGGGGATTGTGACCGGTGACACCAGGTTGGTGCTGGTCAACGCCATCTACTTCAAAGGCAACTGGGACAAGCAGTTCAAGGAAAAAGCCACCAGAGATGCAACATTTCACATCTCCAAG AACTCCTCCAAGCCGGTGAAAATGATGCACCAGTCATCCAAGTTCCCCTTTACATTTATCCCTGAGGCCACCTGTCAG gtcctggagctgccttATGTTGGAAAGGAGCTCAGTATGCTGATCTTTCTCCCCAAACAAATAGAGGACAGCACCACAGGCCTTGAGAAG ctggagaagctgctgacctATGACAACTTCATGGAGTGGACTCGTCCAGACACGATGGATGTAGTCGAAGTCCAGGTGGGTCTGCCACGgttcaagatggaggagaaatgtaACATGAAGAACATCCTGGTCAGCATGGGCATGGTGGATGCCTTTGATGTAGCCGCGAGCGACTTCTCTG GCATGTCTCCAGCCAATGACCTGGTCCTGTCAGAAGTGATTCACAAAGCTTTTGTGGAAGTCAATGAGGAGGgaactgaggctgctgctgccactggtgtTGTTGCGAATTCCTACAGTGCAAGACACTCTGAGAGATTCTATGCAGaccatcctttcctcttcttcatcagacacaACCCCTCCAAGAACATTCTGTTTGCTGGTAGATATTGCTCTCCTGAGTGA
- the LOC115248287 gene encoding leukocyte elastase inhibitor-like has protein sequence MAAPSPLCKANTSFSLALFRKLSDNDTTANIFYSPFSISSALAMVLLGARGNTAAQMSESLKTKGLEDDVHVSFSQLLNELHKENAPYALSVANRLYGEQSYQFVEDFLGSTKKHYRAELESVDFRAAAETSRSNINSWVEKQTEGKIKDLLGSDDVTGDTRLVLVNAIYFKGNWNEQFKENATRDATFHISKNSSKPVKMMNQTSKFPFVFISEANCQVLQLPYVGKELSMLIFLPNQIEDSTTGLEKLEKLLTYDNFMEWTRPETMKEVEVQVGLPRFKMEEKCNMKNILVSMGMVDAFNEAASDFSGISPANDLFLSDVVHKAFVEVNEEGTEASAATGAVFKFRCARRTETFVADHPFLFFIRHNPSRNILFAGRYCSPE, from the exons ATGGCAgcaccatctcctctctgcaaggccaacacctccttctccctggctctgttcagaaagctGAGTGATAATGACACCACTGCAAACATCTTCTACTCTcccttcagcatctcctcagctctggctatggtgctgctgggggccCGAGGCAACACGGCTGCACAGATGTCAGAG AGCTTGAAAACGAAAGGTCTGGAGGACGACGTCCACGTCAgcttcagccagctgctgaACGAGCTCCACAAGGAAAATGCTCCGTACGCCCTCAGCGTTGCCAACAGACTGTACGGGGAACAGTCCTACCAGTTTGTTGAG GATTTCTTAGGAAGCACCAAGAAGCActacagagcagagctggagtctgtggatttccgtgctgcagcagagacgtcacgcagcaacatcaacagctgggtggagaaacaaacagagg GTAAAATTAAGGATCTTCTGGGAAGTGATGATGTGACCGGTGACACCAGGTTGGTGCTGGTCAACGCCATCTACTTCAAAGGCAACTGGAACGAGCAGTTCAAGGAGAACGCCACCAGAGATGCAACATTTCACATCTCCAAG AACTCCTCCAAGCCAGTGAAAATGATGAACCAGACATCCAAGTTCCCCTTTGTCTTCATCTCTGAAGCCAACTGCCAG gtccTGCAGCTGCCTTATGTTGGAAAGGAGCTCAGTATGCTGATCTTTCTCCCCAATCAAATAGAGGACAGCACCACAGGCCTTGAGAAG ctggagaagctgctgacctATGACAACTTCATGGAGTGGACTCGTCCAGAAACAATGAAGGAGGTAGAAGTCCAAGTGGGTCTGCCACGgttcaagatggaggagaaatgtaACATGAAGAACATCCTGGTCAGCATGGGCATGGTGGATGCCTTTAATGAAGCTGCGAGCGACTTCTCTG GGATTTCTCCAGCCAATGACCTGTTCCTGTCAGATGTGGTTCACAAAGCTTTTGTGGAAGTCAATGAGGAGGGAACTGAGGCTTctgctgccactggtgctgTCTTCAAATTTCGCTGTGCAAGGCGAACTGAGACTTTTGTTGCAGaccatcctttcctcttcttcatcagacacaACCCCTCCAGGAACATTCTGTTTGCTGGTAGATATTGCTCTCCTGAGTGA